The Arachis hypogaea cultivar Tifrunner chromosome 19, arahy.Tifrunner.gnm2.J5K5, whole genome shotgun sequence genome has a window encoding:
- the LOC112776657 gene encoding MLO-like protein 14 isoform X1 has protein sequence MIFTAIWLDLWKRRIPKDSWSVAYSGDLLLLSCFPTLKDQISFWIAIIPVTLVLLVGTKLQHVIATLALENAGITGYFSGSKLRPRNELFWFNKPELLLSLIHFILFQNAFKLASFFWFWWQFGYNSCFIRNHLLVYLRLILGFAGQFLCSYSTLPLYALLTQMGTNYKAALIPERIRETIHGWGKAARRKRRHGMFADDSTIHTDTSTVLSLKEDDRMVDIPETGTDHVTGTEVELQPVAAATASSEAI, from the exons ATGATTTTCACAGCTATATGGTTAGATCTATGGAAGAGGAGAATTCCAAAGGATAGTTGGT CAGTGGCTTACTCTGGGGATTTGTTGTTGCTTTCATGCTTTCCAACATTAAAG GATCAAATCTCTTTCTGGATAGCTATCATCCCTGTCACG CTTGTTCTTTTGGTGGGAACAAAGCTCCAGCATGTTATTGCAACATTGGCATTGGAGAATGCCGGAATCACTGGTTACTTCTCGGGATCAAAGTTGAGGCCTCGCAACGAACTTTTCTGGTTCAATAAGCCTGAACTATTGCTATCCTTGATCCACTTCATTCTCTTCCAA AATGCGTTTAAATTGGCTTCGTTCTTTTGGTTCTGG TGGCAGTTTGGTTATAATTCCTGCTTTATCAGGAATCACTTGCTTGTGTACTTAAGGCTAATCTTAGG GTTTGCAGGACAGTTTCTCTGCAGTTACAGTACTTTGCCACTCTATGCGCTTCTTACACAG ATGGGAACAAACTATAAGGCTGCATTGATTCCAGAGAGGATAAGGGAGACAATCCATGGATGGGGCAAGGCAGctaggagaaagagaaggcatgGTATGTTTGCCGATGATTCCACCATTCACACGGACACGAGCACTGTACTATCTCTCAAAGAAGACGATAGAATGGTCGATATCCCTGAAACTGGTACTGACCATGTCACTGGAACTGAAGTAGAATTACAACCGGTAGCAGCTGCTACGGCTAGTTCTGAAGCTATTTGA
- the LOC112776657 gene encoding MLO-like protein 14 isoform X2, with amino-acid sequence MIFTAIWLDLWKRRIPKDSWCEDQISFWIAIIPVTLVLLVGTKLQHVIATLALENAGITGYFSGSKLRPRNELFWFNKPELLLSLIHFILFQNAFKLASFFWFWWQFGYNSCFIRNHLLVYLRLILGFAGQFLCSYSTLPLYALLTQMGTNYKAALIPERIRETIHGWGKAARRKRRHGMFADDSTIHTDTSTVLSLKEDDRMVDIPETGTDHVTGTEVELQPVAAATASSEAI; translated from the exons ATGATTTTCACAGCTATATGGTTAGATCTATGGAAGAGGAGAATTCCAAAGGATAGTTGGTGTGAG GATCAAATCTCTTTCTGGATAGCTATCATCCCTGTCACG CTTGTTCTTTTGGTGGGAACAAAGCTCCAGCATGTTATTGCAACATTGGCATTGGAGAATGCCGGAATCACTGGTTACTTCTCGGGATCAAAGTTGAGGCCTCGCAACGAACTTTTCTGGTTCAATAAGCCTGAACTATTGCTATCCTTGATCCACTTCATTCTCTTCCAA AATGCGTTTAAATTGGCTTCGTTCTTTTGGTTCTGG TGGCAGTTTGGTTATAATTCCTGCTTTATCAGGAATCACTTGCTTGTGTACTTAAGGCTAATCTTAGG GTTTGCAGGACAGTTTCTCTGCAGTTACAGTACTTTGCCACTCTATGCGCTTCTTACACAG ATGGGAACAAACTATAAGGCTGCATTGATTCCAGAGAGGATAAGGGAGACAATCCATGGATGGGGCAAGGCAGctaggagaaagagaaggcatgGTATGTTTGCCGATGATTCCACCATTCACACGGACACGAGCACTGTACTATCTCTCAAAGAAGACGATAGAATGGTCGATATCCCTGAAACTGGTACTGACCATGTCACTGGAACTGAAGTAGAATTACAACCGGTAGCAGCTGCTACGGCTAGTTCTGAAGCTATTTGA
- the LOC112775977 gene encoding delta(14)-sterol reductase isoform X1, producing MLMKLSSLLQALIPSWNSAYLLLGFFAYLSIAGSIVLGKLVPGVVLADGTRLHYRCNGLVLLLLLVALLGISAKMDFVSPTAISERGFELLSTTFIFSFLVTLALYFAGCKSQSKSSSLKPHITGNLIHDWWFGIQLNPQYMGIDLKFLFVRAGMMGWLLINLSILAKSIQDGTLSKSMILFQIFCALYILDYFVHEEYMTSTWDIIAERLGFMLVFGDLVWIPFTFSIQGWWLLANEVELTTTTIIANCLVFLIGYMVFRGANKQKHVFKKNPKGPIWGKPPKVIGGKLLASGYWGIARHCNYLGDLLLALSFSLPCGISSPVPYFYPIYLLILLIWRERRDESRCAKKYKEIWTEYRKLVPWRILPFVY from the exons ATGCTCATGAAACTGAGTTCTCTTCTTCAAGCTCTTATACCATCATGGAACTCA GCTTATTTGCTTCTGGGCTTCTTTGCTTATTTGTCAATTGCGGGATCCATTGTGCTGGGAAAACTTGTTCCTGGGGTTGTTCTTGCTGATGGAACTCGCCTTCATTATCGCTGCAATG GTTTAGTCTTGCTTCTTCTGTTGGTTGCACTTCTTGGGATTAGTGCCAAGATGGATTTTGTATCTCCTACC GCTATATCTGAGAGAGGATTTGAGCTGCTGTCCACAACATTTATCTTCAGTTTTCTT GTGACCCTGGCACTTTATTTTGCGGGCTGCAAGTCACAAAGTAAAAGTTCATCACTAAAACCTCATATCACTGGAAACCTAATACATGATTG GTGGTTTGGAATACAACTGAATCCTCAGTATATGGGTATTGACCTCAA atttttgtttgttagagcTGGAATGATGGGGTGGCTGCTAATCAATTTATCCATTCTTGCAAAGAGCATTCAAGATGGTACTTTGAGCAAATCAATGATTCTCTTCCAGATATTCTGTGCA TTATACATCTTGGACTACTTTGTGCATGAAGAGTACATGACATCAAC ttggGACATAATTGCAGAGAGGTTGGGCTTCATGTTGGTCTTTGGAGATTTAGTTTGGATTCCTTTTACTTTTAGCATTCAG GGATGGTGGCTCTTAGCAAATGAGGTGGAGTTAACAACGACAACCATTATAGCTAATTGTCTTGTCTTCCTGATTGG ATACATGGTATTTCGAGGGGCAAACAAGCAAAAACATGTATTCAAAAAGAATCCAAAGGGCCCTATTTGGGGTAAGCCTCCAAAAGTCATTGGTGGAAAGTTACTTGCTTCTGGTTATTG ggGTATTGCCAGACATTGTAATTACCTAGGTGACTTACTTCTTGCTCTCTCCTTTAGCTTACCTTGTGGGATAAG TTCACCAGTTCCATACTTCTATCCAATATATCTTCTTATTCTGTTGATATGGAGGGAGAGAAGGGATGAATCTCGTTGTGCGAAGAAGTATAAAGAGATATGGACTGAGTACCGAAAACTTGTTCCTTGGAGAATATTGCCATTTGTGTattag
- the LOC112775977 gene encoding delta(14)-sterol reductase isoform X3 has protein sequence MELILLLLLVALLGISAKMDFVSPTAISERGFELLSTTFIFSFLVTLALYFAGCKSQSKSSSLKPHITGNLIHDWWFGIQLNPQYMGIDLKFLFVRAGMMGWLLINLSILAKSIQDGTLSKSMILFQIFCALYILDYFVHEEYMTSTWDIIAERLGFMLVFGDLVWIPFTFSIQGWWLLANEVELTTTTIIANCLVFLIGYMVFRGANKQKHVFKKNPKGPIWGKPPKVIGGKLLASGYWGIARHCNYLGDLLLALSFSLPCGISSPVPYFYPIYLLILLIWRERRDESRCAKKYKEIWTEYRKLVPWRILPFVY, from the exons ATGGAACTCA TCTTGCTTCTTCTGTTGGTTGCACTTCTTGGGATTAGTGCCAAGATGGATTTTGTATCTCCTACC GCTATATCTGAGAGAGGATTTGAGCTGCTGTCCACAACATTTATCTTCAGTTTTCTT GTGACCCTGGCACTTTATTTTGCGGGCTGCAAGTCACAAAGTAAAAGTTCATCACTAAAACCTCATATCACTGGAAACCTAATACATGATTG GTGGTTTGGAATACAACTGAATCCTCAGTATATGGGTATTGACCTCAA atttttgtttgttagagcTGGAATGATGGGGTGGCTGCTAATCAATTTATCCATTCTTGCAAAGAGCATTCAAGATGGTACTTTGAGCAAATCAATGATTCTCTTCCAGATATTCTGTGCA TTATACATCTTGGACTACTTTGTGCATGAAGAGTACATGACATCAAC ttggGACATAATTGCAGAGAGGTTGGGCTTCATGTTGGTCTTTGGAGATTTAGTTTGGATTCCTTTTACTTTTAGCATTCAG GGATGGTGGCTCTTAGCAAATGAGGTGGAGTTAACAACGACAACCATTATAGCTAATTGTCTTGTCTTCCTGATTGG ATACATGGTATTTCGAGGGGCAAACAAGCAAAAACATGTATTCAAAAAGAATCCAAAGGGCCCTATTTGGGGTAAGCCTCCAAAAGTCATTGGTGGAAAGTTACTTGCTTCTGGTTATTG ggGTATTGCCAGACATTGTAATTACCTAGGTGACTTACTTCTTGCTCTCTCCTTTAGCTTACCTTGTGGGATAAG TTCACCAGTTCCATACTTCTATCCAATATATCTTCTTATTCTGTTGATATGGAGGGAGAGAAGGGATGAATCTCGTTGTGCGAAGAAGTATAAAGAGATATGGACTGAGTACCGAAAACTTGTTCCTTGGAGAATATTGCCATTTGTGTattag
- the LOC112775977 gene encoding delta(14)-sterol reductase isoform X2, with protein MELSLVLLLLLVALLGISAKMDFVSPTAISERGFELLSTTFIFSFLVTLALYFAGCKSQSKSSSLKPHITGNLIHDWWFGIQLNPQYMGIDLKFLFVRAGMMGWLLINLSILAKSIQDGTLSKSMILFQIFCALYILDYFVHEEYMTSTWDIIAERLGFMLVFGDLVWIPFTFSIQGWWLLANEVELTTTTIIANCLVFLIGYMVFRGANKQKHVFKKNPKGPIWGKPPKVIGGKLLASGYWGIARHCNYLGDLLLALSFSLPCGISSPVPYFYPIYLLILLIWRERRDESRCAKKYKEIWTEYRKLVPWRILPFVY; from the exons ATGGAACTCA GTTTAGTCTTGCTTCTTCTGTTGGTTGCACTTCTTGGGATTAGTGCCAAGATGGATTTTGTATCTCCTACC GCTATATCTGAGAGAGGATTTGAGCTGCTGTCCACAACATTTATCTTCAGTTTTCTT GTGACCCTGGCACTTTATTTTGCGGGCTGCAAGTCACAAAGTAAAAGTTCATCACTAAAACCTCATATCACTGGAAACCTAATACATGATTG GTGGTTTGGAATACAACTGAATCCTCAGTATATGGGTATTGACCTCAA atttttgtttgttagagcTGGAATGATGGGGTGGCTGCTAATCAATTTATCCATTCTTGCAAAGAGCATTCAAGATGGTACTTTGAGCAAATCAATGATTCTCTTCCAGATATTCTGTGCA TTATACATCTTGGACTACTTTGTGCATGAAGAGTACATGACATCAAC ttggGACATAATTGCAGAGAGGTTGGGCTTCATGTTGGTCTTTGGAGATTTAGTTTGGATTCCTTTTACTTTTAGCATTCAG GGATGGTGGCTCTTAGCAAATGAGGTGGAGTTAACAACGACAACCATTATAGCTAATTGTCTTGTCTTCCTGATTGG ATACATGGTATTTCGAGGGGCAAACAAGCAAAAACATGTATTCAAAAAGAATCCAAAGGGCCCTATTTGGGGTAAGCCTCCAAAAGTCATTGGTGGAAAGTTACTTGCTTCTGGTTATTG ggGTATTGCCAGACATTGTAATTACCTAGGTGACTTACTTCTTGCTCTCTCCTTTAGCTTACCTTGTGGGATAAG TTCACCAGTTCCATACTTCTATCCAATATATCTTCTTATTCTGTTGATATGGAGGGAGAGAAGGGATGAATCTCGTTGTGCGAAGAAGTATAAAGAGATATGGACTGAGTACCGAAAACTTGTTCCTTGGAGAATATTGCCATTTGTGTattag
- the LOC112775977 gene encoding delta(14)-sterol reductase isoform X4: MDFVSPTAISERGFELLSTTFIFSFLVTLALYFAGCKSQSKSSSLKPHITGNLIHDWWFGIQLNPQYMGIDLKFLFVRAGMMGWLLINLSILAKSIQDGTLSKSMILFQIFCALYILDYFVHEEYMTSTWDIIAERLGFMLVFGDLVWIPFTFSIQGWWLLANEVELTTTTIIANCLVFLIGYMVFRGANKQKHVFKKNPKGPIWGKPPKVIGGKLLASGYWGIARHCNYLGDLLLALSFSLPCGISSPVPYFYPIYLLILLIWRERRDESRCAKKYKEIWTEYRKLVPWRILPFVY, from the exons ATGGATTTTGTATCTCCTACC GCTATATCTGAGAGAGGATTTGAGCTGCTGTCCACAACATTTATCTTCAGTTTTCTT GTGACCCTGGCACTTTATTTTGCGGGCTGCAAGTCACAAAGTAAAAGTTCATCACTAAAACCTCATATCACTGGAAACCTAATACATGATTG GTGGTTTGGAATACAACTGAATCCTCAGTATATGGGTATTGACCTCAA atttttgtttgttagagcTGGAATGATGGGGTGGCTGCTAATCAATTTATCCATTCTTGCAAAGAGCATTCAAGATGGTACTTTGAGCAAATCAATGATTCTCTTCCAGATATTCTGTGCA TTATACATCTTGGACTACTTTGTGCATGAAGAGTACATGACATCAAC ttggGACATAATTGCAGAGAGGTTGGGCTTCATGTTGGTCTTTGGAGATTTAGTTTGGATTCCTTTTACTTTTAGCATTCAG GGATGGTGGCTCTTAGCAAATGAGGTGGAGTTAACAACGACAACCATTATAGCTAATTGTCTTGTCTTCCTGATTGG ATACATGGTATTTCGAGGGGCAAACAAGCAAAAACATGTATTCAAAAAGAATCCAAAGGGCCCTATTTGGGGTAAGCCTCCAAAAGTCATTGGTGGAAAGTTACTTGCTTCTGGTTATTG ggGTATTGCCAGACATTGTAATTACCTAGGTGACTTACTTCTTGCTCTCTCCTTTAGCTTACCTTGTGGGATAAG TTCACCAGTTCCATACTTCTATCCAATATATCTTCTTATTCTGTTGATATGGAGGGAGAGAAGGGATGAATCTCGTTGTGCGAAGAAGTATAAAGAGATATGGACTGAGTACCGAAAACTTGTTCCTTGGAGAATATTGCCATTTGTGTattag